The following proteins come from a genomic window of Castor canadensis chromosome 17, mCasCan1.hap1v2, whole genome shotgun sequence:
- the Slc26a6 gene encoding solute carrier family 26 member 6 isoform X1 encodes MSKQDWQPRGAMERSDEPGLRDTQALLSAMQAMELQKRDYHVERPLLNQEQLEELGRWSLPPKTYKWRTWFQCSRARAYALLLQHLPILGWLPRYPVRDWLLGDLLSGLSVAIMQLPQGLAYALLAGLPPVFGLYSSFYPVFIYFLFGTSRHISVGTFAVMSVMVGSVTESLAPDEDFRQDSNSTVDEEAKNAARVQLASTLSVLVGLFQVGLGLVHFGFVVTYLSEPLVRSYTTAASVQVFVSQLKYVFGIQLSSRSGPLSLIYIVLDVCWKLPQSVVGTVITAIVAGVVLVMVKLLNDKLQRYLPLPIPGELLTLIGATGISYGVNLKNRFGVEVVGNIPAGLIPPVAPNPQLFAKLVGNAFAIAVVGFAIAISLGKIFALRHGYRVDSNQELVALGLSNLIGGIFQCFPVSCSMSRSLVQESTGGNTQVAGAVSSLFILLIILKLGELFQDLPKAVLAATIIVNLKGMMRQFSDICTLWKANRVDLLIWLVTFVATILLNLDLGLAVAVVFSLLLVVVRTQLPHYSILGQVPDTDIYRDVAEYSEAKEVPGVKVFRSSVTTYFANAELYSDALKRKCGVDVDRLISQKKKLLKKQEMKLKRLQKTQKPPKKAASSKGTSVSINVYSNPEDQSNDVEASRARVSTVEELEDTATSGQKDANAPNVLTLRSLGLPQPDFHSLILDLGTLSFVDTVCIKNLKNIFRDFREIEVEVYIAACHSPVIAQLEAGHFFDDSITKQHLFASVHDAVTFALQHSGSASITPVLATKL; translated from the exons ATGTCGAAACAGGACTGGCAGCCTAGGGGGGCCATGGAGCGGTCAGATGAACCTGG ACTGAGGGACACACAGGCACTGCTGTCTGCAATGCAGGCCATGGAGCTGCAGAAGCGGGACTACCATGTGGAACGGCCACTGCTGAACCAGGAGCAGCTGGAAGAATTGGGGCGCTGGAGCTTACCACCTAAGACCTACAAGTGGCGAACTTGGTTTCA GTGCTCCCGTGCTCGGGCCTATGCCCTTCTGCTCCAACATCTCCCAATCTTGGGCTGGTTACCCCGCTATCCTGTGCGTGACTGGCTCCTGGGTGACCTGTTATCTGGCCTAAGTGTGGCCATCATGCAGCTTCCACAGG GCTTGGCCTATGCCCTCCTGGCTGGATTGCCCCCTGTGTTTGGCCTCTACAGCTCCTTCTACCCTGTTTTCATCTACTTCCTGTTTGGTACTTCCCGGCATATCTCTGTGG GGACCTTTGCTGTAATGTCTGTGATGGTGGGGAGTGTGACAGAATCCCTGGCTCCAGATGAAGACTTTCGACAGGACTCGAACTCTACAGTCGATGAGGAGGCCAAAAATGCTGCCCGTGTGCAGTTGGCCTCCACACTCAGTGTCCTGGTTGGGCTTTTCCAG GTGGGGCTGGGCCTGGTGCACTTTGGTTTTGTGGTCACCTACCTGTCAGAGCCTCTGGTCCGCAGCTATACCACAGCTGCATCTGTGCAGGTCTTCGTCTCCCAGCTCAAGTATGTGTTTGGCATCCAACTGAGCAGTCGGTCTGGGCCTCTGTCCCTTATCTAT ATAGTGCTGGATGTCTGCTGGAAGCTGCCCCAGAGTGTGGTTGGCACTGTGATCACCGCAATTGTGGCAGGAGTGGTGCTTGTGATGGTGAAGCTGTTGAATGACAAGCTACAGCGATATCTGCCCCTGCCAATACCTGGAGAACTGCTCACG CTCATCGGTGCCACAGGTATCTCCTATGGCGTGaatctgaagaacagatttgGGGTAGAGGTTGTGGGCAATATCCCTGCAGG GCTGATACCTCCAGTGGCCCCCAACCCCCAGTTGTTTGCAAAGCTTGTGGGAAATGCCTTTGCCATTGCTGTGGTTGGGTTTGCCATTGCCATCTCGCTGGGGAAGATCTTCGCCCTGAGACATGGCTACCGTGTTGACAGCAACCAG GAGCTGGTGGCCCTCGGCCTCAGTAACCTCATCGGCGGTATCTTTCAATGCTTCCCTGTGAGTTGTTCTATGTCTCGGAGCCTGGTACAGGAAAGCACCGGGGGCAACACACAG GTTGCTGGAGCTGTATCTTCCCTTTTCATCCTCCTGATCATTCTCAAACTTGGAGAACTCTTCCAAGACTTGCCCAAG GCAGTCCTGGCAGCCACCATTATTGTAAACCTGAAGGGCATGATGAGGCAGTTCAGTGACATATGCACCCTCTGGAAGGCAAATCGAGTGGACCTG CTCATCTGGCTTGTAACCTTTGTGGCCACCATCCTGCTGAACCTGGATCTTGGCCTAGCGGTTGCAGTAGTCTTCTCTCTGCTACTTGTGGTGGTCCGAACACAGCT GCCTCACTACTCCATCCTGGGGCAAGTTCCAGACACAGATATTTACAGAGATGTGGCGGAGTACTCAGAG GCCAAGGAGGTCCCAGGCGTGAAGGTCTTCCGCTCCTCAGTGACCACATACTTTGCCAATGCTGAGCTATACAGTGATGCCCTGAAGCGGAAG TGTGGTGTGGACGTTGACCGCCTCATCTCCCAAAAGAAGAAGCTGCTGAAAAAGCAGGAGATGAAGCTAAAGCGACTGCAGAAGACTCAGAAGCCCCCAAAAAAG GCTGCCTCTTCCAAGGGTACCTCTGTTTCCATCAATGTCTATAGCAACCCTGAAGACCAGAGCAATGATGTGGAAGCCTCCAGGGCCAGG GTAAGCACAGTGGAAGAGCTGGAGGACACAGCGACCAGTGGTCAAAAAGATGCTAATGCCCCTAATGTGCTCACGCTGAGGTCTCTGGGCCTGCCTCAGCCGGACTTCCATAGCCTCATCTTGGACCTGGGCACTCTCTCCTTTGTGGACACTGTGTGCATCAAGAACCTGAAGAAT ATTTTCCGTGATTTCCGGGAGATCGAAGTGGAGGTGTACATTGCAGCCTGCCACA GTCCTGTGATCGCCCAGCTTGAAGCTGGTCACTTCTTTGATGACTCCATCACTAAGCAGCATCTCTTTGCCTCTGTCCATGACGCTGTGACCTTTGCCCTCCAACACTCTGGGTCTGCCTCCATCACCCCTGTTTTG GCCACCAAACTCTGA
- the Slc26a6 gene encoding solute carrier family 26 member 6 isoform X3, translating to MSKQDWQPRGAMERSDEPGLRDTQALLSAMQAMELQKRDYHVERPLLNQEQLEELGRWSLPPKTYKWRTWFQCSRARAYALLLQHLPILGWLPRYPVRDWLLGDLLSGLSVAIMQLPQGLAYALLAGLPPVFGLYSSFYPVFIYFLFGTSRHISVGTFAVMSVMVGSVTESLAPDEDFRQDSNSTVDEEAKNAARVQLASTLSVLVGLFQVGLGLVHFGFVVTYLSEPLVRSYTTAASVQVFVSQLKYVFGIQLSSRSGPLSLIYIVLDVCWKLPQSVVGTVITAIVAGVVLVMVKLLNDKLQRYLPLPIPGELLTLIGATGISYGVNLKNRFGVEVVGNIPAGLIPPVAPNPQLFAKLVGNAFAIAVVGFAIAISLGKIFALRHGYRVDSNQELVALGLSNLIGGIFQCFPVSCSMSRSLVQESTGGNTQVAGAVSSLFILLIILKLGELFQDLPKAVLAATIIVNLKGMMRQFSDICTLWKANRVDLLIWLVTFVATILLNLDLGLAVAVVFSLLLVVVRTQLPHYSILGQVPDTDIYRDVAEYSEAKEVPGVKVFRSSVTTYFANAELYSDALKRKCGVDVDRLISQKKKLLKKQEMKLKRLQKTQKPPKKVSTVEELEDTATSGQKDANAPNVLTLRSLGLPQPDFHSLILDLGTLSFVDTVCIKNLKNIFRDFREIEVEVYIAACHSPVIAQLEAGHFFDDSITKQHLFASVHDAVTFALQHSGSASITPVLATKL from the exons ATGTCGAAACAGGACTGGCAGCCTAGGGGGGCCATGGAGCGGTCAGATGAACCTGG ACTGAGGGACACACAGGCACTGCTGTCTGCAATGCAGGCCATGGAGCTGCAGAAGCGGGACTACCATGTGGAACGGCCACTGCTGAACCAGGAGCAGCTGGAAGAATTGGGGCGCTGGAGCTTACCACCTAAGACCTACAAGTGGCGAACTTGGTTTCA GTGCTCCCGTGCTCGGGCCTATGCCCTTCTGCTCCAACATCTCCCAATCTTGGGCTGGTTACCCCGCTATCCTGTGCGTGACTGGCTCCTGGGTGACCTGTTATCTGGCCTAAGTGTGGCCATCATGCAGCTTCCACAGG GCTTGGCCTATGCCCTCCTGGCTGGATTGCCCCCTGTGTTTGGCCTCTACAGCTCCTTCTACCCTGTTTTCATCTACTTCCTGTTTGGTACTTCCCGGCATATCTCTGTGG GGACCTTTGCTGTAATGTCTGTGATGGTGGGGAGTGTGACAGAATCCCTGGCTCCAGATGAAGACTTTCGACAGGACTCGAACTCTACAGTCGATGAGGAGGCCAAAAATGCTGCCCGTGTGCAGTTGGCCTCCACACTCAGTGTCCTGGTTGGGCTTTTCCAG GTGGGGCTGGGCCTGGTGCACTTTGGTTTTGTGGTCACCTACCTGTCAGAGCCTCTGGTCCGCAGCTATACCACAGCTGCATCTGTGCAGGTCTTCGTCTCCCAGCTCAAGTATGTGTTTGGCATCCAACTGAGCAGTCGGTCTGGGCCTCTGTCCCTTATCTAT ATAGTGCTGGATGTCTGCTGGAAGCTGCCCCAGAGTGTGGTTGGCACTGTGATCACCGCAATTGTGGCAGGAGTGGTGCTTGTGATGGTGAAGCTGTTGAATGACAAGCTACAGCGATATCTGCCCCTGCCAATACCTGGAGAACTGCTCACG CTCATCGGTGCCACAGGTATCTCCTATGGCGTGaatctgaagaacagatttgGGGTAGAGGTTGTGGGCAATATCCCTGCAGG GCTGATACCTCCAGTGGCCCCCAACCCCCAGTTGTTTGCAAAGCTTGTGGGAAATGCCTTTGCCATTGCTGTGGTTGGGTTTGCCATTGCCATCTCGCTGGGGAAGATCTTCGCCCTGAGACATGGCTACCGTGTTGACAGCAACCAG GAGCTGGTGGCCCTCGGCCTCAGTAACCTCATCGGCGGTATCTTTCAATGCTTCCCTGTGAGTTGTTCTATGTCTCGGAGCCTGGTACAGGAAAGCACCGGGGGCAACACACAG GTTGCTGGAGCTGTATCTTCCCTTTTCATCCTCCTGATCATTCTCAAACTTGGAGAACTCTTCCAAGACTTGCCCAAG GCAGTCCTGGCAGCCACCATTATTGTAAACCTGAAGGGCATGATGAGGCAGTTCAGTGACATATGCACCCTCTGGAAGGCAAATCGAGTGGACCTG CTCATCTGGCTTGTAACCTTTGTGGCCACCATCCTGCTGAACCTGGATCTTGGCCTAGCGGTTGCAGTAGTCTTCTCTCTGCTACTTGTGGTGGTCCGAACACAGCT GCCTCACTACTCCATCCTGGGGCAAGTTCCAGACACAGATATTTACAGAGATGTGGCGGAGTACTCAGAG GCCAAGGAGGTCCCAGGCGTGAAGGTCTTCCGCTCCTCAGTGACCACATACTTTGCCAATGCTGAGCTATACAGTGATGCCCTGAAGCGGAAG TGTGGTGTGGACGTTGACCGCCTCATCTCCCAAAAGAAGAAGCTGCTGAAAAAGCAGGAGATGAAGCTAAAGCGACTGCAGAAGACTCAGAAGCCCCCAAAAAAG GTAAGCACAGTGGAAGAGCTGGAGGACACAGCGACCAGTGGTCAAAAAGATGCTAATGCCCCTAATGTGCTCACGCTGAGGTCTCTGGGCCTGCCTCAGCCGGACTTCCATAGCCTCATCTTGGACCTGGGCACTCTCTCCTTTGTGGACACTGTGTGCATCAAGAACCTGAAGAAT ATTTTCCGTGATTTCCGGGAGATCGAAGTGGAGGTGTACATTGCAGCCTGCCACA GTCCTGTGATCGCCCAGCTTGAAGCTGGTCACTTCTTTGATGACTCCATCACTAAGCAGCATCTCTTTGCCTCTGTCCATGACGCTGTGACCTTTGCCCTCCAACACTCTGGGTCTGCCTCCATCACCCCTGTTTTG GCCACCAAACTCTGA
- the Slc26a6 gene encoding solute carrier family 26 member 6 isoform X2: MQAMELQKRDYHVERPLLNQEQLEELGRWSLPPKTYKWRTWFQCSRARAYALLLQHLPILGWLPRYPVRDWLLGDLLSGLSVAIMQLPQGLAYALLAGLPPVFGLYSSFYPVFIYFLFGTSRHISVGTFAVMSVMVGSVTESLAPDEDFRQDSNSTVDEEAKNAARVQLASTLSVLVGLFQVGLGLVHFGFVVTYLSEPLVRSYTTAASVQVFVSQLKYVFGIQLSSRSGPLSLIYIVLDVCWKLPQSVVGTVITAIVAGVVLVMVKLLNDKLQRYLPLPIPGELLTLIGATGISYGVNLKNRFGVEVVGNIPAGLIPPVAPNPQLFAKLVGNAFAIAVVGFAIAISLGKIFALRHGYRVDSNQELVALGLSNLIGGIFQCFPVSCSMSRSLVQESTGGNTQVAGAVSSLFILLIILKLGELFQDLPKAVLAATIIVNLKGMMRQFSDICTLWKANRVDLLIWLVTFVATILLNLDLGLAVAVVFSLLLVVVRTQLPHYSILGQVPDTDIYRDVAEYSEAKEVPGVKVFRSSVTTYFANAELYSDALKRKCGVDVDRLISQKKKLLKKQEMKLKRLQKTQKPPKKAASSKGTSVSINVYSNPEDQSNDVEASRARVSTVEELEDTATSGQKDANAPNVLTLRSLGLPQPDFHSLILDLGTLSFVDTVCIKNLKNIFRDFREIEVEVYIAACHSPVIAQLEAGHFFDDSITKQHLFASVHDAVTFALQHSGSASITPVLATKL; this comes from the exons ATGCAGGCCATGGAGCTGCAGAAGCGGGACTACCATGTGGAACGGCCACTGCTGAACCAGGAGCAGCTGGAAGAATTGGGGCGCTGGAGCTTACCACCTAAGACCTACAAGTGGCGAACTTGGTTTCA GTGCTCCCGTGCTCGGGCCTATGCCCTTCTGCTCCAACATCTCCCAATCTTGGGCTGGTTACCCCGCTATCCTGTGCGTGACTGGCTCCTGGGTGACCTGTTATCTGGCCTAAGTGTGGCCATCATGCAGCTTCCACAGG GCTTGGCCTATGCCCTCCTGGCTGGATTGCCCCCTGTGTTTGGCCTCTACAGCTCCTTCTACCCTGTTTTCATCTACTTCCTGTTTGGTACTTCCCGGCATATCTCTGTGG GGACCTTTGCTGTAATGTCTGTGATGGTGGGGAGTGTGACAGAATCCCTGGCTCCAGATGAAGACTTTCGACAGGACTCGAACTCTACAGTCGATGAGGAGGCCAAAAATGCTGCCCGTGTGCAGTTGGCCTCCACACTCAGTGTCCTGGTTGGGCTTTTCCAG GTGGGGCTGGGCCTGGTGCACTTTGGTTTTGTGGTCACCTACCTGTCAGAGCCTCTGGTCCGCAGCTATACCACAGCTGCATCTGTGCAGGTCTTCGTCTCCCAGCTCAAGTATGTGTTTGGCATCCAACTGAGCAGTCGGTCTGGGCCTCTGTCCCTTATCTAT ATAGTGCTGGATGTCTGCTGGAAGCTGCCCCAGAGTGTGGTTGGCACTGTGATCACCGCAATTGTGGCAGGAGTGGTGCTTGTGATGGTGAAGCTGTTGAATGACAAGCTACAGCGATATCTGCCCCTGCCAATACCTGGAGAACTGCTCACG CTCATCGGTGCCACAGGTATCTCCTATGGCGTGaatctgaagaacagatttgGGGTAGAGGTTGTGGGCAATATCCCTGCAGG GCTGATACCTCCAGTGGCCCCCAACCCCCAGTTGTTTGCAAAGCTTGTGGGAAATGCCTTTGCCATTGCTGTGGTTGGGTTTGCCATTGCCATCTCGCTGGGGAAGATCTTCGCCCTGAGACATGGCTACCGTGTTGACAGCAACCAG GAGCTGGTGGCCCTCGGCCTCAGTAACCTCATCGGCGGTATCTTTCAATGCTTCCCTGTGAGTTGTTCTATGTCTCGGAGCCTGGTACAGGAAAGCACCGGGGGCAACACACAG GTTGCTGGAGCTGTATCTTCCCTTTTCATCCTCCTGATCATTCTCAAACTTGGAGAACTCTTCCAAGACTTGCCCAAG GCAGTCCTGGCAGCCACCATTATTGTAAACCTGAAGGGCATGATGAGGCAGTTCAGTGACATATGCACCCTCTGGAAGGCAAATCGAGTGGACCTG CTCATCTGGCTTGTAACCTTTGTGGCCACCATCCTGCTGAACCTGGATCTTGGCCTAGCGGTTGCAGTAGTCTTCTCTCTGCTACTTGTGGTGGTCCGAACACAGCT GCCTCACTACTCCATCCTGGGGCAAGTTCCAGACACAGATATTTACAGAGATGTGGCGGAGTACTCAGAG GCCAAGGAGGTCCCAGGCGTGAAGGTCTTCCGCTCCTCAGTGACCACATACTTTGCCAATGCTGAGCTATACAGTGATGCCCTGAAGCGGAAG TGTGGTGTGGACGTTGACCGCCTCATCTCCCAAAAGAAGAAGCTGCTGAAAAAGCAGGAGATGAAGCTAAAGCGACTGCAGAAGACTCAGAAGCCCCCAAAAAAG GCTGCCTCTTCCAAGGGTACCTCTGTTTCCATCAATGTCTATAGCAACCCTGAAGACCAGAGCAATGATGTGGAAGCCTCCAGGGCCAGG GTAAGCACAGTGGAAGAGCTGGAGGACACAGCGACCAGTGGTCAAAAAGATGCTAATGCCCCTAATGTGCTCACGCTGAGGTCTCTGGGCCTGCCTCAGCCGGACTTCCATAGCCTCATCTTGGACCTGGGCACTCTCTCCTTTGTGGACACTGTGTGCATCAAGAACCTGAAGAAT ATTTTCCGTGATTTCCGGGAGATCGAAGTGGAGGTGTACATTGCAGCCTGCCACA GTCCTGTGATCGCCCAGCTTGAAGCTGGTCACTTCTTTGATGACTCCATCACTAAGCAGCATCTCTTTGCCTCTGTCCATGACGCTGTGACCTTTGCCCTCCAACACTCTGGGTCTGCCTCCATCACCCCTGTTTTG GCCACCAAACTCTGA
- the Tmem89 gene encoding transmembrane protein 89, which translates to MLNTLFLLSLLLLAMPALTHAWSRPLWYQVGMDLQPWGCQPDRLEGCRGSLGCPGYWMGLGRNRIYPVAGVTITTTVMLVISRAMLQRYRSQDTKGEHPQVTTGPCAPWKRRATISDRTLLLGVLHVLDALLIQVEGHLQRLASQRQIQIKGTLTQSG; encoded by the exons ATGCTGAACACACTGTTCTTACTGTCACTGCTCCTCCTGGCGATGCCTGCCCTGACCCATGCCTGGTCACGGCCCCTCTGGTACCAGGTGGGGATGGACTTGCAGCCCTGGGGGTGCCAACCAGACAGGCTGGAGGGTTGTAGGGGCAGCCTGGGCTGTCCTGGCTATTGGATGGGCCTGGGAAGGAACCGCATCTACCCCGTGGCTGGAGTCACTATCACCACCACCGTGATGCTGGTGATCAGCCGTGCGATGCTACAGCGGTATCGTTCCCAGGACACTAAGGGTGAG CATCCACAGGTAACCACTGGCCCCTGTGCACCCTGGAAACGGCGGGCCACAATCTCAGACCGCACCTTACTCCTTGGGGTCCTTCACGTGCTGGATGCCCTCCTGATCCAGGTCGAGGGCCACCTACAGCGTCTAGCTTCCCAGCGGCAAATCCAAATAAAGGGGACGCTCACCCAGTCTGGGTGA